One Pseudomonas sp. B21_DOA genomic window, TTTCATCCAGACCGTCGAGTTGCGAACGAACGAAGCCCTCGCCGCGCTGCCCGACCACCGAAATCCCGTGGGCGTCGTCCAGATAGACGAACAGCCCGTATTTATCCTGCAGCGCGCGTAATTCGCGAACTGGCGCGGCGCCACCCATCGAATAGGCACCGTCGCCCACATACGCAACCTTACGACCGCTTTTGCACAAGCGTTCCAGGTGATCGAGGTCGTTATGCTCGATGACGATTACGTCAGTCTCTTCGCGCAAGACCGGAATGTGATACTGCAAGGTCACGTGAGCAAAGCGGTCGAAGGCGATCAGCGGCTTCTCACCGCCGGTGAACAGGCCGGCAGCCAAGAGGGGCAGGGCACCCATATTGGCAGCGGCGACTGTCGGGAAAACTACTATGCCGTTGACGTCAAACAGTTTGGCCAGGGTTTTTCCAGGCGTACCAGCGGTTCGGCGGACAGGCGCGTACGGGCGACCGAAAAGTGCGTGGAGGGCGTTTCTTCCATTGAGGCCCTGGCGGCAGCGAGCACTTTGGGGTGCGCATCGAGGTTAAGGTAGCCGCAGCGCGTATAGTCAATCACTTCCTTGCCGCTGGTGGCGATTTCGATACGGCGGTTGTCCAGCACGCGGCAGGACACCCCCATCAGACCTTTTTCATACGCAGCATCGAAATGCGGACGGCTGATTTCAGCCATTCTCGACGCATTGCGCGCTTTTGACCGGGATGTTTTTTCAAGCGCGACGCTGCTTGTTTCAACGGCGTTATTCATGGCGACCTCATCCTTTGAGTGGGTGTTCCCGAAGCCGTAATGGCTCAGGAACGGCGCTAGAATCCACGACCGCTGAAACATTTTGCAAAGGACTTCTCCGCTGTTACCTTATGACAAAATCTCATGAGCATTACGAAGTCTTATGGTTACCCGGATTCCCTCTCTCAATGGATTGAAAGCGTTCGAAGCCGCTGCGCGCCATATGAGCTTTACCAAGGCGGCCGAAGAGCTGAATGTCACGCAGACGGCCATCAGCCATCAGATTCGTCGCCTCGAAGATGAACTCGGAATTCGTTTGTTTCTGAGACTCAAGGACGGCCTGGCGCTGACGACTGAAGGCCACGCCTACCTGCCCGGTATCCGCTCGGCATTTCATGAGTTGCGTTACTCGACTGAAATGCTGCTGGAGTCCACGAATAACAGTGCGTTGACCATCAGTACTCTGGTGTCGCTTGCCTCCAAATGGCTTTTGCCGCGCCTGGCATCTTTTCAGGATGCATTTCCCAATATCGACGTGCGCGTAACCGCCTCGACGGACCTGGTCGATTTCCGCAAGGGCGGTATCGATGCGGCGATTCGCTATGGCTTCGGTGACTGGAAAGGGCTGCGTGCAGACTGGCTGATGTCGGACGAAATCTTTCCGGTCTGCAGCCCGAAGCTACTGCTCGGCCCGCAGGCCTTGAGGACTCCCGTCGATCTTGCCCATCACAAGTTATTGCAAGTGAGCGGCATGACAAGCAATGACTGGAACATGTGGCTAAGCGCGGCGGGCCAGCCGAAAAAACTGGCCGAGGGTACGCGTTTGACGTTCGATCTGGCGATGATGGCGGTGCAGGCCGCCATTGATGGTCTCGGCGTCTGCATTGGACGTTCGACCTACGTCGATGACGACTTGAAGGCCGGAAAGCTGGTCGCGCCATTCAACCTTCGATTGAAATCCGATCTTGGTTTCTATCTGGTGACACCGCTGGAAATTGCCAACTCCAACAAGGTCGTGGCCTTCCGCACATGGCTGATTGATCTGGTGCAAGGCGCAGGCACCGTCAAACCCTGATTTCGCGGCCATCCTTGATAGGCGGTCGGCGATCAGGAAGCGAACACGTTGGCGGCGATGCGCTGCCAGACACCGGTAATTTCGGCTCCGCCAAATTCCTCTTGCAGGCGTAAGCCTGCTCGCGATGACGCCAGCCCATTCGTCACCACATAAACACAAAATACCGAGTTCGTTTAAACGATTACTCCAGACTCAAGCAAACGGCTACAACGCCTTGCGCCATTCCCTACCACTACGCCAGAATCCGCCGGCTTGTGCGTCTGCCGTTCCCTCCGTAACTTGACTCGTGTCACTACTCATCAGTGATCGGGTCTGCAAGCCCGTCGGAAATCAGTCGCATCGTCCTGCCAAAGGACACTTGTTCGTGTCCGCTCAATGGCGGCTTTGTGCGGGAGACCTTCGGGTCTGCCGGGTTCCTGATTTCCCGGTCTTGCAGACCCGCACACAGCTGCCACCCATCATCTGCAAGTGATGTTGGTAGCTCCAGACCAATAATCAGGAGTTTCACCATGTTCAAAGTCACACCCAATCCCCCAACCAACGACCCCGCATCGCCCTACGAATCCAGCGCCTCGAAAAAGCTTCACGAAGCCGCCGAACGCGCCCTCGATCACTATCTCGGTCCCGCTGAAATCCTGGCCAGCACCAACACCCCGGAACAGATGTTCCTCGCCAATCCGAAATACGACACCGAATCCCTGCTGGCCAACGCCAGCGAATCCCTCGGCTCGGCCACCACCATGCTCTACGACTTCGCCGCGCTGCTCGACAACCCGCGCCGCAAAACCCTGCTGGGCATCGCCCAAGTCGTCATGCTCGGCGAAATCGCGGTAAATCAGGCTTTGGACAAAGTCGAAATAGCCAAATAACCCGCAACGCGACGAGCGCCAAACCTCGTCGCATCCCCCTGTTGTGCCATGACTGGCACACCGCCACGGCTTGCACCACCCGGCCCCGACTGTCACCCTTCGGGCCGTTCTTCAAGGATCAGAACAAGGAATCAAGGATTGAGTGGCTACGTTCCAAACCCGCCGAAAAACTACCGCTACGAACAAGCCAAACCCGTCGACATACACGCCCAGCACTGGGCCGAGTATGAGAAACACGGGAAAGAACCCGCGCGCGAGCCTGAGAAAATAGGCATTGCGTTGAGGATTGGGGTGTTCTTTGATGGCACGGGCAACAATGCGAACAACTCTGCTGCGGGGTTGTTGTGCGGTGCCCAGCATCCGATTGCGCCGGAGGATATACCGGCTAGCTGTATGCCTTACATGAGTGATCCGGATAGTAGTTATGGTGCCGGGCCTACGAATATCAAGAAATTGTTTTCTCTGTATAAAAAGACCCAGAAAGCCGAAGGCGATGGCTTTCTTAAGTACGTCTCAAGCCCAATATATGTCGAAGGTATAGGCACTGAAAGCAATCAGATGGATAGCGCTGTAGGTGCTGGAACGGGGCGAGGTGAGACTGGTGTTACGAGTCGCGTACAAGCGTCCTTCACGCAGATAAAACAAGCTATCGAAGAGGCACTGCAAGAGAACCCCGACAGTGAAATTGCGTCCCTGACGTTCGATACATTTGGCTTCAGTCGTGGGGCTGCTGCTGCACGGCACTTCGCAAATGAAGTGGTGCGGGGTAAGCAAGGAGCTTTAGGAGATATCCTAAACCGGAACGCCGCAGATTTCAGTCGCACCTTTGATAATAAATACGGAAACGGCATCAAAATGGGTTTCATCGGGCTCTTTGACACGGTGCCCTCGATTGCCGGCTTCACCAATCTCGGCCGGGTGAAAAGTCCCATAGCTCCCGGTGTGAGGCTGTACCTGGACCGTCAATACTTCATGGATGTCGTACATCTCGTAGCGCGTGATGAATGTCGCGCTAATTTTGCCCTCAGCCGAGTGAAACCCGCGCACCCTGAGTACACTCTTCCTGGGGTTCATTCGGATATTGGCGGCAGCTATCTCGATGAAGTCGAAGAATGCGTGCTCGTCAGCCCTATGCAAACTCTCGCTGTGCCTCGGTACGTAGACGTTTCAACGACGTCGATTTATCACGACGCCGCGCGTGTAAAAAGCGAGTGGATTGCTAAAGGATGGCCTGCGCATCTGCTGGATATTGTCACCCCGGCCTCCTTCGAAATTCCGCAGGAGCATCAAGACAGGCTTTCACCGGGGCAGAAGCGCGTATATGCCGCTCTACAATTGAAACGTCCGGTGAGTGGAAAACTTTCGAGAGTTTATTTAAGAGTCATGTATCAGCTGGCAAAAGAAAAGGGTGTTCAATTCATTGATATACCCGAAGATGACGAATACTCCGTGCCGGCAGAACTCCAATCTCTTTGTGACCGATTTCTCACAGGAAACTACAGAACAACTGCAGAAGAAGAGGCTTTGCTCAAGCTGAAGTACATTCATCCCTCTGCAAACTGGAATCATCCCCTCGGAAGAAGAGATGGGAGCGGCATTGATGCTGTTTACATCAACGCCCCGACGGAAGACGCGATCCGTGTACAACACCCTCACGTAGCTGATTGGAAACTCTGGTAATGAAGTCTGTAATCGTTCTGCTTGGCGCTTTATTGTTAATGGGCTGCCAGAAAGGAGGTTTCGAAAGTGGAGAAGATGACCCCAAGTCTCCTTGGTGGCAAATAGGATTCGTTGAGCCGAATTACATGAAGATCTGGGTTGAGGACAGCTCGGTGCTGGATATCAATAACAGAATTTTTTCAGAGTCGGTGGAAAATCTGCTCCCGGAGGCGAACCAGAAGATGGGACGGAGTCTGCCCGCGGTTGGGGAACAGTCGGTGGTTCTGGAGTTTTGGTAACCGGTGCTGACCTTCCTCGAATGATTTTTGTCCGTTGGCAGTCGATATCGGAGCAGAAAACCTATAAAGGCTTCATAGAGATTCCAGAAGAAGCGAGGCAACTGATGGTGCAGTCCACACACCAGCGGTGCCCAAAGACTCCCGAAAGAACCGCACGTTACTCCGCAACGCTGCTTGTGGGGCTCGCCCCGGGGAGTGCTTCAAGCATGGGTCAGGGACTCCTGCCACCGCCCGATAAAAGTCTCCCATGCTCAAGGCGAACTCGAACCTCTTGGCCCTGAGCAGGGCAAGCATGGCGGGCGCTATGCTTATCCCGTGAGTGAAAAGGCCAAGCGATACATTGATAAGTTCGGCATCCCGTACGGTAGTTGGTAAATGATGTGGATGGAGCTCCATCTACTTTCCAGGCGCCAGACCGTTTCAGTTATTTGAGTTGGATTAGGGGCGGCGTCTTGAGAATAGAAAAGGTCGACCGTTTCGATGATGTCGACTACGACGCAGGCTATGAGTATCGAGGTTTCAATTACCTGATTCTGGATGGTGTCGATGAGTTTCTCGTCAGAACTTACGATGACCAACCCGGTAGCGCGACGGTTGTACGCCCTGTCATGACCACAAGCACCGGACTCAGAACGCTGGCGGAATTTTTACGAACGGAGCTGGAGGTAACTGCGATTTATCTCTACAAGAGTGAAATAGGAAGCTATGCCAAGGTAGACCTCGAGAGCCTGCAATTCTGCTGATCCGGTATCGAGCCGGGGGCGATAAGCAGGACTCGCCAACCAAGAGTCCCGCCACGACACCCCCTCAAACCTCAGCCTTCACCTCAACCTTCACCGGCGCTTTGCGATACGTCAGCAAAACAATCCCGCTCACCACAATCACGCCACCCACGATCTGCCCTCTGCTGAGCATCTGGTCCAGCACGATCCAGCCCATCAACAACGTCGCCAATGGCTCAATGTTCATCACCGGGGCGTTGCGTGGCATGTCCAGTCGGGGCACGGAGATGAACAACACAATGAAGCCGGTCCCATAAAGCACCACAAGCGTGGCAAGGGCCAGCCAGCCGGTTGAGGTGGCGGGGAGGTTGAGTCCGCCGGGGAGGGCGCCGGTCAGTCCGGCGAGGTTGACGCTGCTGAACACGATGAAGATGGTCAGCAGGCTGCGCACCGAGCCGCGCACTTGCGACAGTTTGTGGTCGGTGATCCACAGCGCGCAGGCGAAGACGCTGGCGGCGCAGAAGGCGAGCGCGACGCCCAGCAACCATTCCGGGCCGACGCTGGCGCTGTCTGACAGACGTCCGGGGACGTCCAGTACGAACACCAGCCCGACGAGAATCAAGCCCATCAACATCGCGGTGCGCGCGCTTGGTCGTGGGCCGCCCAGCGCCCAGGTCAGCAAGGCGAGCAGGATCGGAAACACGTTGGCCACCAGCAGCGCCAGCGCGACCGGCACTCGTGCGACAGCGGAGTACAGACACAGGCTCTGCGCAGTAATTAGCAGGCCCAACAGTAATTGCCAACGCCACGCGCCTGCCGGCAGACGCAGGCTTTGCCGCTGCCATAGGACGAGAACGGCAAGCACCAGCAAGGTCCCGCCCGAGCGCATCAGAATTGCCAGCAGCACACCCGCGCCGTCATCAAAAGCCACCCGTGCCGCGACGTGGTTGCCGGCGAAGGCACAACCCATGCACAACAGAATGATCACGGCGAGATAACGGGGGAAGGGCGGCGGTACGGTTGGGGCAAATTCAGGACGGGACATGGGCAGTTCTCAAAAATAATAGCCACTCAGGGCGGCTCAGGTTTTTATTATGTTGTCGTACAACTTCTCGATTTGTACCGTAATCAAGCAGGGGCGGCAAGCTTGAAAGGCTGGATAATCCGCTTATGCATGATGCTGCTTGAGTTTCAGAGGTCGTATAACTTGCTGGCTAAGCTCGAGCGTCGAGTCGAGTCGCCCACCCATCCTCTCGAGCCTGACCGACCAGAAAATCAACAAAAGCCCGGGTCTTTGCCGGCAACAGCTTCTGGCTGGAAAAGTACAAATAGATCTGTCCCGCATCGACATGCCAACCCGGCAACACCCTCTCCAGCGTGCCGTCCTGCAGATACGGCAGCACATCCGGAACCGCCAACAGCGCAACCCCTAATCCCAAGCGCGCGCACTGACACAGCGCTTGCGGGTCGTTGACCAACAGGCGCGGCGCCAACTCCAGCGGTGCTCGTTGCCCATCGGGCCCTTGCAGCATCCAGCTGCGCACCTTGCCGGTCTGCACCGAGCGCATGGCCAGATGATCGAGCGTCGACAGTTCTTCAATGTGCCGGATGCGCTTGTGTCCCGAGAGATATGCCTTCGATGCCACCAGGATCAGATGCGCCGGCGCGATGGCTCTGGCGACCACACCTTGCGCGAGTTCGATGCCGCCGCCGATGGCCGCATCAAACCCGTCCGCGATGAGATCGACTTGGCGATTGTCGAGGTGCCATTCAGGGGTCACGGCGGGGTATTGCTTGAGAAACTCGGGCATCAGCGGCAGCAGAAAATCCTTGGCGAAGCCCGGTGCCGCACTTAGACGCAAAGTCCCGGAAGGCTCTCCGGCATTGCCGGCCACATCGGCGATCGCCGCCTGAACGCTCTCCAGTCCCGAACCGACGTTGGCCAGAAAGCGCTCTCCCGCTTCGGTCAGCGTGAGTTTGCGCGTGCTGCGCTGAAACAAGCGTACGCCGAGGTTGGCCTCCAGTTGCGCGACGTTGCGACTGACCGCCGCGGGAGTCAGGCCCAGGCGCCGCGCCGCCGCAGAGAAGCTTCCCGCCTCAGCGCTGCGCACGAATGAGAGCAAATTACCTAGCGTTTCCATCTGCGCACCTTCAACGAATGATTGAAAGTGATTCTAGGTGGCTTCTACTACTGGTGGAAGATCAAAAAGCGTCTCATAGCCTCATCAACTCCAACCACCCAGAGGCTCGACCATGAACACATCCACGCTTCCACTGACCGGCAAAATCGCCATCGTGACCGGTGGCTCACGCAGCATCGGCGCAGCAATCGCCAAGCGGCTCGCGGCAGATGGCGCCACCGTCGCCATCAGCTACAACGCATCGCCAGATCGCGCCGAAGCGGTCGTGCAGGAAATCGTTGCGGCGGGCGGCCAGGCTGTGGCGCTGGCGGCCGATGCGGGCAATCCCGAGGCTGTACGTGCAGCGATCGCCGAGGTTGCGCAGCGTTTCGGCAAGATCGACATTCTGGTGAACAACGCTGGCATCAGCGTGCTCGGTGCCCCGGAGGACATCGCCTTCGAGGACTTTCAACGCATCCTTGCGGTGAACGTGACCGGCGTCTTCGTCGCCACTCAGCAAGCGCTCAAACACATGGGGCAGGGCGGCCGCATCATTCACATCGGCAGCTCGATGGTGCAATACGCTGCGTTCGCTACGGCCTCCGTCTACACCCTGAGCAAAGGCGCGCTGACCGGTTTCAGTCGTGGACTGGTGCGCGATCTGGGGCCGCGCGGCATCACTGTGAACACTGTGCATCCCGGCCCGACCGACAGCGACATGAACCCGGCCGACGGGCCTATTGCGGACTTCCTGCGCCCGAACATCGCCATGGGGCGGTACGGAGAGGGCAAGGATGTTGCCAGCGCGGTGGCGTACCTGGCCAGTGCAGAGGCAGGGTTTGTCACCGGCGCAGAATTAATCGTCGACGGCGGCTTCACCGCGTAAGGAGAGCATCATGACTATCAGCATCATTGGTACTGGCTCCATTGGCGCCGCCATCGCTCGGTTGCTCGTCAACGCAGGCCTGCCGGTCAGCCTGGCCAACAGCCGCGGGCCGCAAAGTCTTGCTGGCTTTGTCAGCGAATTGGGCCCACTCGCACAAGCCGTAACTGCTCGGCAGGCGAGTCAGGCGGACATCGTTTTTCTGGCGGTGAACTGGTCGAAAATCCCCGATGCCGTGCGCGATCTCGGGCCTTGGGACGGGCGCATCGTGATTGATGCCAACAACCCGATCGAGGCGCCACTGTTCAAGCCGTTCGATCTGGGCGGCCAGCCGTCTTCGCAAGTGGTGGCGCAGATGCTGCCCGATGCGCACGTGGTCAAGGCCTTCAACCATTTGCTCGCGGCTCTGCTGACCGATCCCACCGCCGAGGGCGGCAAGCGTGTGCTGTTTTATTCCGGTGAAGATGCCGCGAGCAAAACCAAGGTTGCAGAGCTGATTACTCAACTGGGTTTTTACGGCATCGACCTGGGCGGTGTGCAGCAGGGAATGCTTGCGCAGTTCCCGGGCGGACCGCTGCCAGCCTTGAACCTGGTCAAACATGGTTAACCGCTGAGCCCAGGCAACTGGGCTTCACATAGCAATCGAGGATTCAAAAATGTCTGGCTCAGATTCGCGAAATATCAGTGAGGTTGAAAACTACGACGCCTTGCTGCGGGCCAACCTGCAGCGCGTGTTCAACGAGCGCGATGCACAGAAGCGCATTGCGGCGTTGCAGGAGCTTTTTGCAGACACACCGACGATGTACGAACCGACTGGCATCGTCACCGGGCGGGCGGCGATTTCAGAGGTGGCCGGTGCGTTGCTGGATCAGTTCGGGGCGGACTTCGCTTTTGTTCCGGAGGGGCCGGCGGTTGGGCATCATGGCTTGGGTTACCTGCGCTGGCATGCGGGCCCGAGCGCTGGGCCGGTAGTCGTCAGTGGCGTTGATGTGGCAGAAATCAAAGCGGGAAAAATCGTGCGGTTGTGGGTGTTGCTGGATGCGCCCCAAGGCTGAGCCGCAGGGCAGGGCGGCAAAGGGAATCCCGATGCCGCCTGTCGCCGACAGCCAATCAGATCAAGATCGCGCATTGACATATCGAAAAATCTCGATATCCTCGGCGCATGGAACTGATCGAAATCTTCAAAGCCCTCTCGAACCCGACGCGCCTCAAGATCCTTGAAGGCCTGAAGGATCCCGTGAAGAACTTCCCCGCAGGATGAGGGTGACGTTCTCGTCGAGGGTGTCTGCGTCAGCAGCATCCAGGAAGGTATCGGCTTGTCGCAGTCGACGGTGTCGAGTTACCTGGCCACGTTGCAGCGGGTGGGGCTGGTTGAAGTGCGACGCATCGGTCAATGGACCTACTACAAACGCAATGAGGCTGCTATCAGCGCGCTTGCAGAGATCATAGGGAAAGAGCTGTAAATTTTTTACCGCAGTATATCGAGAATTCTCGATATCCCTCTTTATCGATACGAGGTTTTGCCATGAAAGCGATGATTTTGAAATCCTCCGGCGGTCCTGATTCGTTCGAACTCAGCGACGTTCCAAAACCGGTTCCGCAAGCGGGCCAAGTGCTGGTCCGAGTGCACGCTACTTCCATCAATCCGCTGGATTATCAGGTTCGGCGCGGTGACTATCCCGACCTGGTGCCGCTGCCAGCCATTACCGGTCACGACGTGTCGGGCGTGGTTGAAGCCATCGGGCCGGGCGTCAGCGCTTTCGCGCCGGGCGACGAGGTCTGGTACACCCCGCAGATATTCGACGGGCAGGGCAGTTATGCCGAGTACCACGTCGCAGCCGAAAGCATCATCGCCAGAAAGCCTGCCTCGCTGAGCCACCTCGAGGCGGCCAGTCTGAGTCTGGTCGGCGGTACGGTTTGGGAAGCGCTGACCGTGCGCGCCGTGCTCCGCGTTGGCGAAAGCATTCTGATTCACGGCGGCGCCGGCGGGGTCGGCCATGTGGCGATTCAGGTGGCCAAAGCCATGGGCGCCAGAGTGTTCACCACCGTGCGCGAGGCCAACGCCGATTTCGTCCGCAGCCTGGGTGCCGACGTGGTGATCGATTACACCCAAGAGGATT contains:
- a CDS encoding transcriptional regulator GcvA — its product is MVTRIPSLNGLKAFEAAARHMSFTKAAEELNVTQTAISHQIRRLEDELGIRLFLRLKDGLALTTEGHAYLPGIRSAFHELRYSTEMLLESTNNSALTISTLVSLASKWLLPRLASFQDAFPNIDVRVTASTDLVDFRKGGIDAAIRYGFGDWKGLRADWLMSDEIFPVCSPKLLLGPQALRTPVDLAHHKLLQVSGMTSNDWNMWLSAAGQPKKLAEGTRLTFDLAMMAVQAAIDGLGVCIGRSTYVDDDLKAGKLVAPFNLRLKSDLGFYLVTPLEIANSNKVVAFRTWLIDLVQGAGTVKP
- a CDS encoding DUF6124 family protein, with product MFKVTPNPPTNDPASPYESSASKKLHEAAERALDHYLGPAEILASTNTPEQMFLANPKYDTESLLANASESLGSATTMLYDFAALLDNPRRKTLLGIAQVVMLGEIAVNQALDKVEIAK
- a CDS encoding DUF2235 domain-containing protein, translating into MSGYVPNPPKNYRYEQAKPVDIHAQHWAEYEKHGKEPAREPEKIGIALRIGVFFDGTGNNANNSAAGLLCGAQHPIAPEDIPASCMPYMSDPDSSYGAGPTNIKKLFSLYKKTQKAEGDGFLKYVSSPIYVEGIGTESNQMDSAVGAGTGRGETGVTSRVQASFTQIKQAIEEALQENPDSEIASLTFDTFGFSRGAAAARHFANEVVRGKQGALGDILNRNAADFSRTFDNKYGNGIKMGFIGLFDTVPSIAGFTNLGRVKSPIAPGVRLYLDRQYFMDVVHLVARDECRANFALSRVKPAHPEYTLPGVHSDIGGSYLDEVEECVLVSPMQTLAVPRYVDVSTTSIYHDAARVKSEWIAKGWPAHLLDIVTPASFEIPQEHQDRLSPGQKRVYAALQLKRPVSGKLSRVYLRVMYQLAKEKGVQFIDIPEDDEYSVPAELQSLCDRFLTGNYRTTAEEEALLKLKYIHPSANWNHPLGRRDGSGIDAVYINAPTEDAIRVQHPHVADWKLW
- a CDS encoding DMT family transporter; this translates as MSRPEFAPTVPPPFPRYLAVIILLCMGCAFAGNHVAARVAFDDGAGVLLAILMRSGGTLLVLAVLVLWQRQSLRLPAGAWRWQLLLGLLITAQSLCLYSAVARVPVALALLVANVFPILLALLTWALGGPRPSARTAMLMGLILVGLVFVLDVPGRLSDSASVGPEWLLGVALAFCAASVFACALWITDHKLSQVRGSVRSLLTIFIVFSSVNLAGLTGALPGGLNLPATSTGWLALATLVVLYGTGFIVLFISVPRLDMPRNAPVMNIEPLATLLMGWIVLDQMLSRGQIVGGVIVVSGIVLLTYRKAPVKVEVKAEV
- a CDS encoding LysR family transcriptional regulator; protein product: METLGNLLSFVRSAEAGSFSAAARRLGLTPAAVSRNVAQLEANLGVRLFQRSTRKLTLTEAGERFLANVGSGLESVQAAIADVAGNAGEPSGTLRLSAAPGFAKDFLLPLMPEFLKQYPAVTPEWHLDNRQVDLIADGFDAAIGGGIELAQGVVARAIAPAHLILVASKAYLSGHKRIRHIEELSTLDHLAMRSVQTGKVRSWMLQGPDGQRAPLELAPRLLVNDPQALCQCARLGLGVALLAVPDVLPYLQDGTLERVLPGWHVDAGQIYLYFSSQKLLPAKTRAFVDFLVGQAREDGWATRLDARA
- a CDS encoding 3-oxoacyl-ACP reductase FabG → MNTSTLPLTGKIAIVTGGSRSIGAAIAKRLAADGATVAISYNASPDRAEAVVQEIVAAGGQAVALAADAGNPEAVRAAIAEVAQRFGKIDILVNNAGISVLGAPEDIAFEDFQRILAVNVTGVFVATQQALKHMGQGGRIIHIGSSMVQYAAFATASVYTLSKGALTGFSRGLVRDLGPRGITVNTVHPGPTDSDMNPADGPIADFLRPNIAMGRYGEGKDVASAVAYLASAEAGFVTGAELIVDGGFTA
- a CDS encoding NADPH-dependent F420 reductase; translated protein: MMTISIIGTGSIGAAIARLLVNAGLPVSLANSRGPQSLAGFVSELGPLAQAVTARQASQADIVFLAVNWSKIPDAVRDLGPWDGRIVIDANNPIEAPLFKPFDLGGQPSSQVVAQMLPDAHVVKAFNHLLAALLTDPTAEGGKRVLFYSGEDAASKTKVAELITQLGFYGIDLGGVQQGMLAQFPGGPLPALNLVKHG
- a CDS encoding nuclear transport factor 2 family protein, which translates into the protein MSGSDSRNISEVENYDALLRANLQRVFNERDAQKRIAALQELFADTPTMYEPTGIVTGRAAISEVAGALLDQFGADFAFVPEGPAVGHHGLGYLRWHAGPSAGPVVVSGVDVAEIKAGKIVRLWVLLDAPQG
- a CDS encoding zinc-dependent alcohol dehydrogenase family protein, whose translation is MKAMILKSSGGPDSFELSDVPKPVPQAGQVLVRVHATSINPLDYQVRRGDYPDLVPLPAITGHDVSGVVEAIGPGVSAFAPGDEVWYTPQIFDGQGSYAEYHVAAESIIARKPASLSHLEAASLSLVGGTVWEALTVRAVLRVGESILIHGGAGGVGHVAIQVAKAMGARVFTTVREANADFVRSLGADVVIDYTQEDYVEAIMRETAGHGVDVVFDTIGGDTLARSPDALAQLGRVVSIVDIAQPQNLVQAWGKNASYHFVFTRQNRGKLDELSALVERGQLRPHVGAVYSLADIPLAHARLESANNGLLGKIAIAVEPSLIV